A window of Myxococcales bacterium genomic DNA:
GCCCCCGAGATGGTGGCCGCGGTCCACGCCCTCGTGAAGGACCGCACCCTCCGCGACGCGAAGATCGGCGTCGAGGTGATGGACCTCGGCACGGGCGCGGTGCTCGCCTCCTACGGGGAGCACGTCGCGCTGAACCCCGCGTCGAACGCGAAGGTCTTCACGGCGGCCGCGGCGCTCTCGCTCTTGCACGGATCGTTTCGCTACCACACCACGCTGACCGGGGCGCTGAAAGGCGCCGCGGTGGACGGCCCGCTCGTTCTCCGTGGCAACGGCGATCCGTCGCTCACCACCGAGGACCTCTACGGCCTCGTCCGCCAGCTCGTCGCGCATGGCGCGCGCCGCGTCGACGGCGACATCGTGGTCGATCAGCGCTTCTTCGACGGCGAGACGACGCCGCCCGCGTTCGAGCAACAGCCGAACGAGTGGGCGTACTTCCGCGCGCCGGTGAGCGCGGTCGCGGTGAACGAGAACACCGTCACGCTCTCGGTGCGCCCCACGTCCGACGGACAAAACGCCATCGCCACCTTCGACCCCCCGGGGTTCGTCGACTCCGAGGGCGCCATCAAGACCCGCGGCTCAGGGGCGGACACCGTCGGCCTCGCCCTCGCCGGCAGCGGCAAGCGCCTCTCCGCCAAGCTGTCCGGCGCGGTCGCCGAGAACGCGCGCCTCGTACGGTACGTGCGCCGCGTCGAGGACCCGACGCTCCTGGCCGGCTACGCGCTGAAGGCGCTCCTCGAGGAGCGCGGCGTGAAGGTCACGGGCGAGGTGAAGCTCGGCAGCGGGTCGCCCAAAGCCACCGTGCTCGCGCGCCACGAGTCGGCGCCGCTGTCGACGCTGCTCTACGCGCTCGGCAAGCAGAGCGACAATTTCTACGCCGAGATGGTCTTCAAGACCCTCGGCGGCGAACGCAAGGGGCGCCCCGCGAAGAGCGCCGACGCGGCCGCGGTGGTCACGAAGTGGCTCGAACAAGGGCAAATGCTCGAGCCCGGCACGGTCATCAAGAACGGCTCCGGCCTCTTCGACGCGAACCGGGTCACCGCGCACGGCGTGGCGCTCGTGCTCCGCGACGCCTGGCAAGACCCCTCGCGACGCGCGGAGTTCGTCGCGCAGCTCTCGGTGGGCGGGGTCGACGGCACCCTCCACAAGCGCTTCCGCACGCGCCAGAAGCACCACGCGATCCGCGCCAAGACCGGCACGCTCGACGACGTCATCGCGCTCTCCGGCTACGTGCTCGCCCCCCCCGGCAAGAACCCGCTCGCGTTCTCGATCATGTTCAACAAGGTCTCCGGGCGCGGCGGGGCGGCGCGGTCGGCAGCAGACGAGCTCGTCGAGCAGCTCCACGACCGGCTCTGGGGCCACTGAACCGCGGAGGAGCACGCGACCCAATGAGCGTCGCTTGCGGCGCCTCCCTGGGGCTGCCCGTCGGCTCGTCGCGCGCCGGCGCCGCGACCCAAGTCAGTCGCGCATGTGCTTGCGGATCTTCCCGAGGGCCTGCTCCTGCAGCTGCCGGATGCGCTCTCTCGAGAGGTTGTACTTGTCCCCGATCTCCTTCAGCGTGAGCTCGTCCTCGTCG
This region includes:
- the dacB gene encoding D-alanyl-D-alanine carboxypeptidase/D-alanyl-D-alanine-endopeptidase yields the protein MRRVAFGVLAIVALVARDASSDPPAAAPEPAVASLAVKGAAPEMVAAVHALVKDRTLRDAKIGVEVMDLGTGAVLASYGEHVALNPASNAKVFTAAAALSLLHGSFRYHTTLTGALKGAAVDGPLVLRGNGDPSLTTEDLYGLVRQLVAHGARRVDGDIVVDQRFFDGETTPPAFEQQPNEWAYFRAPVSAVAVNENTVTLSVRPTSDGQNAIATFDPPGFVDSEGAIKTRGSGADTVGLALAGSGKRLSAKLSGAVAENARLVRYVRRVEDPTLLAGYALKALLEERGVKVTGEVKLGSGSPKATVLARHESAPLSTLLYALGKQSDNFYAEMVFKTLGGERKGRPAKSADAAAVVTKWLEQGQMLEPGTVIKNGSGLFDANRVTAHGVALVLRDAWQDPSRRAEFVAQLSVGGVDGTLHKRFRTRQKHHAIRAKTGTLDDVIALSGYVLAPPGKNPLAFSIMFNKVSGRGGAARSAADELVEQLHDRLWGH